DNA sequence from the Hippopotamus amphibius kiboko isolate mHipAmp2 chromosome 1, mHipAmp2.hap2, whole genome shotgun sequence genome:
TTCACctgtttcttactttttaaaaatggggctGCTAGgcaatttacatttatatatgtggCTCACAGTATGTTTGTGTGCGTCAGTGTGGGTCGAGAGCCTAAAGGGCAGATGGAGGACCAGGCAAAAGGGGTACGCAGGGCCGGGCCACAAAGGCGGGCGAAGGAGGGCATTATGACAGTTAAGGATGTGGACATCAAAGTCCATCATCAGAGACCAAGACCCACTTCTGCTCCTTATTGCTGTGCCATCTTAACTTCTTTGAACTTTCAGCTTCTTCCTCTTGAAATGGGAATAGAAAATAGCATCTCAGCGCCAAGCAGCACCCCCCTTCCTCAGATGTCTGAGTTTCAACCCCACAGGGCCGCTCCTCTAAGTGTCTACGTTTTAATAGTATTTCCAACTTCTTAACATTGTTTCCTCAATCCTGAAGGTAATTAACAGTTTCCTGTAGTTGCTACCTTGCCAATACATTCAAGTTCTCTTTATACCTTTAATGGCTACCAAGTTGACAATTGTATACCTAATTGACAGTTCATTATGTTAAGTTctgtcaaagaaagaaagaaaaagaaaatagcatctCCACAGCACTGTTAATGTGAAGCACTGGGTATACAGTTGGCACTCACTGAAGGATAGGCAGCATCATTCTGCTCAGCTATGGAGCTGGAATTTGATTCTCAGGCACTGACGGGTTCTAGGTTGGAGAGTGATGGCTGTTTCAGAAAGATCCCTCTGGAGCAGGGGCTGTGCAGAAATTCAGGTGGGAGATGAGTGAGCGTCCCTGTACACCTGGAGAAGTGGCTGCATCCAGggcatgtggagaaaagaaagccgGAGGACATGGTGATGGATGGGAGGTGGTGGGAGAGGGCAGTGCGGAGGGCCTCACTGAGGTTTCTGGCTGGGCGATGGGATGGAAGGTTTGAATGTGCATCCAGAGAGGGAAAAGCTGGAGGGGTTCTGCCAGGCCAGGGACTGGGCCAGTCTTGCTTGCCTCTGCCTTTCCGGggcttagcacagttcctggcacacaggtgctcagcaaatgtttgcCAAATGGCTGGAGGGCCAAATGCTGCCTTTGAGACCACAGTCCAGGGCTTGCTACTGGTACTAAGTCTACCAGCCGCGTGATCTCAGGCacattacttcacctctctgggcttcagtctccttatctgtaaaatgggaataataaacgTAGCCCCCTGGTGGGTTGTTCTGAGGATTCAGTGAGGTTATCTGTAGAAGCACATAGTATGGTGAGTGCTCAGTGACTGTTGGCCTCAGGCTCCCTGCCTGATCCCCCTCCCCAAACGCACAAGGCCTACCTTTTCTACCAAGGCTCTCACTTCCTTGAAAGAGGAGAAGCCAAAGGGGAAGCAAATGCCTCAGTCATTCTCCCTTCCCCCTGAAGCTCAGCAGGAGAATGGAGGTTAGACTGCAGGAAGAACTTTCTTTTAAAGCCAAGAGTGACCAAATgggtgttaaaaaaataaacttctctgATTGCCTTCCCTGTCCTTCATAAGTATTAGTAGATAATTAGAGAGCATTTGGGGAACGGGGAGATTGGGTGTGTCTCTTTATTCTTGGTCTCCTTGAGCATCCCAGAGAGCCTTGGCAGGAAGGGGGTCAGGGCTGGAGGCCTAATGGGGCCATAACCTCCCTGTCCCTGGGATGTGCGAGTCCAAAGCCCCCAGGCCTTGCACTGatttggggtggagggggagacATGGGGATCACAAGTGAGCGGGGGCGGGAATCAGGGACTCCTTGTGATTGCACAGATCTGGCTGGGCCCTGCTGCGGTGACCCAGGAATCCTGCCTCCAGCTCATACTCCATTTCCTTATCTCCAACTCCCTCTGTGATTACACATGCCAAAACTCCAAGCCTGCTGAAGCTGTTTGAGTTTCAACAGGGAACCAGCCTGGCTCAGTGAAGGGAACGGAGGTTGAAGAGCCAGAGAACTTTGGGTTTCATTTCTACACCCATTAGCTGAGTGAGCTTGAGTGAGTCACGTTAACCTCACTGGGCTTCAGTCTCTTCCCTTGTAAAGCAGGGATAGCAGAACCTCCTCTGAAAGGTGCTGGGATGTGCAGATGCAGCTGTGCGTGCACAGCATGTTAGCACGGTGCCCAGCGCACAGTTCGCGCCACAGCTGGCTGGTGCCCGTGTCCGGTGGTCCCTGGCTCAGtgtggtctctctctccctcGCTCTTGCTTCTGCTCCACAGTCCCCATCCCCTCCAAAGCCAGCAGCCTTGCGGCCCTCTCATTGGCCAAAGACGGCTTGGTTGGCGGCATCACGAACCCCAGTGAGGTCTTCTGCTCCGTACCAGGCCGGCTCTCTCTGCTCAGCTCCACGTCCAAGTACAAGGTGACAGTGGGGGAGGTCCAGCGGCGACTCTCACCTCCCGAGTGCCTCAATGCCTCTCTCCTGGGTGGTGTCCTCCGCAGGTAGGAAGGCCAGCCCGCAACTCCCTGTGCAGTGCCAAGGCTAAACTCTGTGGTCATTTCAGACTTTCTCAGGGGATCAGAGAGGGgctggccccaccccaggccacagGGTCATCTCCACCTCAGTCTCCTTAGGGGATTGTGCATGCTCTCTGGGCAGGCCTACGTATCCTCAGCAGCTCCCACGGGTCTGTGGGCTTGGGGGTCGGGGGCAGAGAGGAGCCTGGGTACAGGGAAGGGATGGAGGACTCACCCACATTGGGCACGATGGACAAGGCTgggtctggggaagggagagtgcCATCTTCACCCCATCCCCCAGGAAAAGGATCCCCAGGACCTAAGGCCCATTCCCTGTGTCAGTATAGGCCTCTCCAGTGTATGTGTTTGGGGGCGGGGAGCATGGGGTCCATGGTTGGTCTTCATAgttgtgtctgtctctctctgtgcatGTCCTTGTGCCCTGGTAGGGTATTTCTGCTTGAGGGCTTTGAGTTTTGATGTGTTTGAGGGTAGTgtttgtgtgcatgcatgtgtgtgtgtgtgtgtgtgtgtgtgtgtgtgtgtggtggagggAATGGCAGGAGTATATATTTCCATGAGTGTGAGTTTCCTGTGTTACTTTTATGAGATGTGTTGGTTAGAGTGTGTTctagtgtctgtgtgtgtgtgtgtgggagactGCACCTGAAGCTACACATATGTATGTTTACATGTCTGTACGTTTGTGTAGGGGCTGCGTTTGTGGGAGTATCTCCTTATTCCTGGTCTCTTTGTGCATCCCAGAGTGGCTTGTATGGGTCTGTGAGTGTCTGTACAGATGCCCCTGGGATCCTGACTTGGCCTGCACATGTGTCTCTGACTGTGTCCTAGGTGTTtgagtctgtgtgtctgtctattggtgtgtgtgtctgtgtccttggCCCTCAGTGTGTGCTCttctgtgtatgtgtctgtgtgcccCTGGGCAGCTGTATGTGTAACAGTGTCTCCCCATGTGTCTCTCTGTgtttccctgtgtgtctctggtcTGTGTGTCCCTGGGTAGCTGTGTTGGTGTGCTCAGGTGGGAAAAAGGACCCTAAGATGCTGGTCCATCCTGCCCCACCTTGAGCTGTCCCTGCCATTGAGGGAATTAGGGAGAAGTGAGGGGTTCCTGGAGCTGTGAGCTAGGCCCCCTATTCCAATCTTGGCTGCAAAACCAGTGAGATTAGGAAGAGATTGGGATCCAGAGCTCTATCCAGCAAATAGAGACCCAGAGTGTCCCTGGGGCCAGACCCAAGCCTCAGCAGGGTTGATGGAGGCAGCAAGGCCCTATTGGCTCACTTAGCGTACATGCTTCTATCTTTTCTTCATagtgtgtgtctgtctttctgtgtacATGTCAAGGGCCAAGTCCAAGAATGGGGGCCGGTGCCTGCGGGAACGGCTGGAGAAGATTGGGCTCAACTTGCCAGCTGGTCGTCGCAAGGCTGCCAATGTGACACTGCTGACTTCGCTAGTAGAGGGTAAGTGAGGCCTGAAGAGACGTGTCATCCGATGAGACTGTGTGTGACTGTCTCTAATGCAGGAAGGTGCGTTTAGTCATGTGTGTGTTCTCTGTGCATCATATATAAGTAAGGGGTGTGTGTGATATATGTGTAGTCTTTAAATGTATGTGCAAGCACACACGTGCGTGTGCTAGTGCAGTAGAGAATGTGTTGTGTGTGTAGGGGGAAGAGTGGCCGGTGTTTAGATGTGGTAAAGAGATGAGGGGGTCAGAGTCCCTTCCCTGGACGTTGGTGACTCTGAGCTTGACCATCTTGACTTCAGGCTCTGGGACACCTAGTGGGCTCAGCTCCCACCCTGAGCTCAGAGCCCATCCAAGGTGGCCCCAAGGGAGGGCAGTGGGGTTCCATCTAGAGCTGACAGGGGAATCaagagaagatatatatatagaagCAGGATGGAGCAGGATGGCCCTGGTCAGGGGTTGGAAGGTCAAGGCTGTGCTCCAGGCTCACAGGTACACCTGGCTGTAGTGATGGCtcatctctctgcctcccctccccccaggagagGCTGTACACCTGGCGAGAGACTTTGGCTATGTCTGTGAGACCGAGTTCCCAGCCAAGGCAGCTGCTGAGTACCTGTGCCGCCAGCATGCTGCCCCTGGGGAGCTGCACAGCCGCAAGAGCATGCTGCTGGCCGCCAAGTGAGTAGGGGCACCATGCACGTGTCATGGGTGCCATGTACAGGCGCCTGTGGTGCAGTGCACACAGATCCCAAAATGAATACCACTTGTGCACATGTGATGTACACACGGTACATGTGGCACTGCACATGGGCACACCTAGGCTCCACGCTCTGCACGTGACAGGGCACACGTGGACACATGTGAGCATATATGGGTTGTATACATCAGCAAAAACAGTGTCACAGACAGGCTTACCTAAGCCCATGTGTGGGTACCACGCCCCATACACTGCCCTATAGCACCACCAGCCCCAGTCCCATCATGGGTCTGAGGCTCTCTGGCCTTGCTCCCCCTGCCTGAGCTTTGCCAATCAGCCCTTCTGCTCCCGTGACCTCCATCACGGCACCAACACCCAGCCAGGCCCCTGGGTTGACCTTCCTTTGTCCTTACTTCACACATGACCCCTCTGCAAGTCTCACTGATGCCTCCCTCACCACCACTCACATACCACCTCAACGGTGGTTTCCCAGTCTCACTCCTGGAAGGTCACCCCAGCGCCCCTCTgtccccccagcctccctgcacaTGCACTGCTCCCCTACCCAGGAGCCTTCAATGGCTCCCACTGCTACTGCATTGATTTTTAAACTAGGTTCTGTGGGGATGCCACAGGGCCTGTTTAATGAAGTGGTATTCCATTCagatttagatttatttatttatttatttactttatttatttaggctgtgttgggtcttcattgctgtgtgcgggctttctctgcgGTGGCTTTTTGTTGAGGAGCAGAGGcgctaggtgtgcgggcttcagtagttgcagcactcagtagttttggtgtacgggcttagttgctctgtggcatgtggaatcttcccagaccagggatcaaaccctcatcccctgcattggcaggcggattcttaaccactgtgctaccagggaagtcccagatttagTTTTTAGAAAGGGTCCCATTGCAAGAAGACACAGACATGGGGGTGGGGCGGTTTGAAAACCACCATTCtgtaaagtccaaactcctttgGGGACCCCCACAATGTGGTCTGCACAAACTCCACCCACTCCAACTGACCCACTtgctctctcctgccctcccatCCTTGGGCTTGCTCTCCTGCTTAGATCACCTTCCAGTCCCCCCACCTAAAGCAGTCCTTCAAATCGcaactcctcctccctccttcgagGTTTCCTCAAGTCCCCTAGGCAGAAGTGGAATCACGACTCATGGGACTGCCATGACTCATGGGGCCTTTAGGCTGCTCATATTGGAGCTGGAGAGACATATCTAGGGCAGGACTCCCCTCACTCATTAATTAGCTAACTCATTAGGCACTTCCTGGGTCCCAGTCATGTCTAAGATGCTGACCGGGTTCCTTGGTGATGAAAAGGTGAGACACGAGGGATTCTCCTGCCTGAGCCACATACAGGAGGCATAGAGAAATGAATAATGGCTGCAAACTGgagctggattcaaatcccagcctaGTCACTTGGGCAGCTCATCTGACCTGTCTGAAACCAACCAGTTTCTTCTTCCGTGTGATGGGGATGATAATAACAGCATAgatttgctgtgaggattaagtgaggtgATAGATACAGTGTGCGTGGCACAGCCACTAGGCCTCAATTCGTGTTCACTGCTAGCtgttatttcagttatttatggCAGATTCTGGATTGTCCCCCAATAATTTCATAGACAAAGCTCTTGAAGCATTGGCTGTTTTGGGTGGAGGTGGGAGTAGGAGAGGGAATCAAGGAAAGTTTCCTGGCTTAGGTAGGAAGTGAGCTGGACTTGGAATGTGGATAGGACATCCACAGAAAGAGATCTTAGGGTATTGGCATGtgctatttattagctgtgtgatattgggcaagtcagttaacatctctgaaccttagtttaCTTTCCTCTAACATGGGTATGATCATCATTTGTAGACTATTGGCTCAGCAAtcatatgtataatgtatataaagtaccAAGCATGTAGTGGATCCTTCCCTGGACTCAGACCTCTGTCCTCTAACCTCTAACCCGCCTTCCCCACCAGGCAGATCTGCAAGGAGTTTGCAGACTTGATGGCACAGGACCGTTCACCGCTGGGCAACAGCCGCCCAGCACTCATCCTGGAGCCCGGTGTGCAGAGCTGCCTGACGCACTTCAGCCTCATCACCCATGGCTTTGGTGGGCCCGCTATCTGTGCTGCCCTCACTGCCTTCCAGAACTACTTGCTGGAGTCACTCAAGGGGCTGGACAAGATGTTTCTAAGCAGCACGGGCAGTGGGCATGGGGACACCAAGACTTCAGAGAAGGATGCCAAACATCGGAAGTAACTGGTTCCTCCACCCCATCCCTAAAGGGCTCCCAAGGTCTGAAATGAGGTCTTTGCTCTTGGGGGTGGGCCTGAAAGAATTAAAAGGTGGGGTTGGAGTCAGGCAAGAAAGAGAACATTCCTCCAGAAACCCATGAGTTAGGGGTCTGGGTTGGAGTAAGGGGAGGTGGCCTCTGTGGTGATTTGTTGATAAGGGCCCAGGTGTCTGCCTCATGTGTGCAATTTTCTGACCCTTGACTGCTGAGAAGGGCTTGGACAGGAAATTGGCATGGAAAAGCCTGGTTCTTGGGGCCAGCACTGCCTATTAGGGTGCCTGGGCAGTGACGGGTGCTGCTAGAGGCCAAGGCCTTGCTGTTTTTACTGACAGCAGGAGAGGTATTAACAAACTAGAGGTGCTACTGAGGAGCTGGTATCCTTCCTCCCAGAAGCTCCTACCCCAGAAAAAGGGTGCTGGCAGGAGGCACCAGTGGGCTCTTTGGACCTCTGCCACTCTTGGAAAGAAGTGGGCAAGAGGGGCCCTCAAGGAACAGAGAAGATAAAGCACAAATTGGATAACTTGAATCCAGGCTGCACTTCAGTCCTGTTGctgtctgtcctttttttttttttttttttttaatttatttattttgtattggttgtgttgggtctttgttgctgcacacaggctttctctagttgcagagagcgggggctactcttcattgtggtgcatgggctcattgtggtggcttctctttttgcagagcacaggctttaggtgcatgggcttcagtagttgtggcacatgggctcaatagttgtggctcacgggctctagagcataggctcaatagttgtggcacacaggcttagttgctccgtggcatgtggtatattcctggggcagggattgaacccgtgtcccctgcattggcaggcagattcttaaccactgtgccacctaggaagtcccatgtcctatttatttatgttgtaattaaagttttaaaatgtccaGTGCAACTTATGTATTCCAATCAGTTGAGGACTCTTGTTCCACTGTTTTCTGCTCACGCACCAAGATGTCCAGCTGGACCAGGATGGAGGGTGTTTTTGCTCACAAAGGGCTGTGGGTGGGCCGGGAGGGAAGAAAGATGTCAGGGACCCTGAGGTTGTTGCTGGGATTTTGTATTTGCTGTTGTTTCTCTTGACCCTGCAGTTAATGTACCTCCCCAACTCTCAGATTGCTTTCTCATTCTCTTAATAAAACCTTTTCATTGGATATGAAGCCCTCCCTGTCCTTCTTCAGCCCAGGCCTGGATTTGCCTCCCAAGAGGGCAAGGTCACAGGGGAGAGGCAAGGCCTGGGAATTGGGaggtggcggggtggggagtgggggtgggggtggagtgggaaggGGGAAACCTCAGAGTGGGCTGTGGACACCTGTGTGAGGGGGTACAGAGGGTGGGTCTATCTGGCTTGTCAGTGTGGCTGttagtcgtgtgtgtgtgtgtgtgtgtgtgtgtgagtgaagtGAATCCTGGGGGTACTATATGTGTATTATTGTCACTTACTGGACCTGTGTATGAATGTGTGTCTGGCTGTTGGGTCTATGCAATGTGTCACCATGACCACTGGTGGTGGGTCTGTATGTGTGTCAATATGAATGCTGATGACTGTATCTGTCTATCTGGCCATTCAAATCCAGCCCTATGTCTTCTTGAGGATTTCATTCTTCAGGCCATTTTTCCTTCCTGCACCTTTAGTCTCTCCCTCTCTACTGAATCATCTACTAGATTGTTCCCCAAAGGACACACGTTTTAGGATCTTTTACCTGACAAAACACAAATCCCTTCCCCATTTACTTCTTTTGTAGTtacagagtttttaaaagattgctaCACCCCTACCTTCACTTCCTCACCCACTCCCAATTCACTCCTCAACCCACTATAATCTGGCTTCTATCCCTACCAGCCTGTGGAAATCCACTCAGCAAGGTCATCAATGGCCACATGTTAAAGCCAAAGGCTCTTTTTCTGGACTTAGCAGCATTTGACATAGCTGACCACCTGCTCTTTTCTGAAATACTCTCTTCTATTTATGTCCAAAATGGAGTACTTGATTCAAGTACTCAAATCGTGGCCTGGCCACCTTCTTGACATCATTAAACTCTATACCCAGTTGCTCAAGCCAGAAACTAAGGAGTCATATTTGATTCTTTCCTTACACCCAATCCATCAGAAAGTCCatcctcttctttctgtctcctctgctaCCACCCTAGTCCTTGGGACTATTTCAGTAGTCTTCCAACTGGTCTGTTTTCACTGGTGCACCTTCAAACTAAAGCCCTATAACAATTGAGACTTTGCCTACTTCTTCAACCATATCTTAAACTATTCTCTTCAGCACTCACTTTGCTCTAGCCACActggtttcctttctgttcctcaaattACCACTTTTATGCCTCAGGGCCACTGCACTTATCATTCTCTTTGCCTGGAATTCTCTTACCCCAGTTCTTTGTAGGTGTGCTGTCAGAGATATAGTCAGGTGTTTTGCAAAAATGAAAGGTCTAGGTGTCATCTCCCAGGGGAAAGGTCCAAAGATGTGATTTCTTCTCCAAGAAGTTTTCCTGCCTCAACCCACACATATGAAAGGAGGATTGGATGAAAGGCTGGAAGAATGTGTTGCTTTAACGAAAGCCCTGGGCCTGGCAAGAGACATTCTActactaaaattattttagactATGGCAAGTTGAGGGGATTCGGTGAGGTAAGACATATGGCACAAACTCTTTCAGCACCCTCCTCCATCTCTTAGGGGTTCCTCGTCAGCCTCCCCAACCTCTTCACTAGTTAGAGCTAAGCTTCCCTACCCAGAGGCAAAACAGCTGCTCTCTTCTCCAAACTATCCCCTTTCACCCCAAGCCTGGGAAGGAATAAATTGTTTTCAATGTATTAATCACCTGAAAGCAGATGGGAACCAATCAGGAGACCACTCTGAGCAGTGTTTGGCCAGGAGTGTTAAAGCATCGGTGCACtcccagtgtttttcaaacttcagGAAATCAATTTAGAAGGACATagctggcatttaaaaaaaataaaatctggtagaagaaaacagattagaaaatatcagagtgcaCTACACCATGACTCAATCTACATATCTGTAAGAAAAGTTCCAGGAAGCAGTGCTTACCCTTCTTACAGTAGGTATATATACGTAGGCGTGAAGTAAAAAATGTATGCTGAGGCCATATCAATTCAGTTGGCTTATGGGCTTTATGAGGtacagaagagggaaaggaaattgGGGAGCTAGGTTTGGAGAGGGTTATGAAATGTTTAGTGTGTCAAATCAAAAAGTTAGGCTTTATTCTATAAGCAGTGGAAAACCATCAGAAAAGTTTTAAGTGAGGAGAGGAATGGATGATCCAATTTTTAGAGTACAGAGAAAAAACTGGAGAGGGAGGAGATTAAAAGTAGAGAGAAGTTAGGAAGCTGTTAAAACAGTCCAAgtaagggagttccctggttgcctagtggttaggattccaggctttcactgctgtggcccaagttcaatccctggttggggaactgagataaTGGAGATGGAGATTTTCATTAAAAGATTTAGGAAGTAAAACTGCCAGAACTTGGTGACTATGTGAAGGCAGGAGATAAAGAAGGCATCAAAAATGATGCCCGGCTAAATCCAATGTAATATCCTGGATCGCatcctagaacagaaaaaggacattagtggaaaaactggtgaaatctgaataaaggctggagtttagttaatatcAATACTACTGTGCCAACCCGTGTTGGTTTCTTAGTTTTTACAAATGTTAACATGTTAAAATTAGGAGAAACCAGTTGAGGGGTATAAGGAAactctgtattatctttgcaacttttctgtaatacCAAATTTATTCTGAAATAAGTTTATCAAAGATAAACGATACtaggtttctggcttgagcaCTTGGGAGCTGGGTGCTGATGGTAAGGCTCAGCTTTAGACATGCTGAGTTTGATGTCCCTATGACTTGAGGGTGAGATATCTAGAATTAAGTGTATCTTGAGTGCAGGAAAGAGATCTGGATTGGAGAAAACAGACTGGAAGTCAGGGTGGGCTGGTGGGCTTGCCTATGAGATTGCCCTGGGGACACTTACATTCAAAGACAGAGAATGATTTTATTCCTGGTGAGGCTTGGATGCAGAATAACAAGTTTGCCAATAATTatatacttattgagcacttaccacatgccaggccctgttccaaATGCTTTATATTGGCACATGGAATCCTCATACAATTTTGAACATTTTACGGATGGGAAAACCATGAAACAGGACTGCTCATGCTTTAGTGGTGGCACTCAACTGGGgcaagcatcagaatcacctgtggagCTTTAAAATAGAGGCCTTACAAACAGATTCAGGAATCTAGCCAAAAGCCCACACTTATGCATATTGATGGTGGTGTTTGATAATGAATCAGCTATGGTCATGTGAATCATCTCTTTCCCCCATTTATTCAATGATTAGCTTGCTTCTTATAGTCTAAAGCATTTATCATTGGTGTATTTAAAAGTGTATGACATACAAGTATGATATTAATTCAATACTGTTAATACAAGTG
Encoded proteins:
- the TFAP2E gene encoding transcription factor AP-2-epsilon isoform X2; its protein translation is MLVHTYSAMERPDGLGAAAGGARLSSLPQAAYGPAPPLCHTPTAAAADFQPPYFPPPYPQPPLPYGQAPDAAAAFPHLAGDPYGGLAPLAQSQPPQAAWAAPRAAARAHDEPPGLLAPPARALGLDPRRDYAAAVPRLLHCLSDGAHGLADAPLGLPGLAAPPGLEDLQAMDEPGMSLLDQSVIKKVPIPSKASSLAALSLAKDGLVGGITNPSEVFCSVPGRLSLLSSTSKYKVTVGEVQRRLSPPECLNASLLGGVLRRAKSKNGGRCLRERLEKIGLNLPAGRRKAANVTLLTSLVEGEAVHLARDFGYVCETEFPAKAAAEYLCRQHAAPGELHSRKSMLLAAKQICKEFADLMAQDRSPLGNSRPALILEPGVQSCLTHFSLITHGFGGPAICAALTAFQNYLLESLKGLDKMFLSSTGSGHGDTKTSEKDAKHRK
- the TFAP2E gene encoding transcription factor AP-2-epsilon isoform X1 — protein: MLVHTYSAMERPDGLGAAAGGARLSSLPQAAYGPAPPLCHTPTAAAADFQPPYFPPPYPQPPLPYGQAPDAAAAFPHLAGDPYGGLAPLAQSQPPQAAWAAPRAAARAHDEPPGLLAPPARALGLDPRRDYAAAVPRLLHCLSDGAHGLADAPLGLPGLAAPPGLEDLQAMDEPGMSLLDQSVIKKGKKWRASARAEQGEMVQALAHKSSFFPVVGPFCASRSSVATGHSFQPSRGTAETRVWAAAVVVPIPSKASSLAALSLAKDGLVGGITNPSEVFCSVPGRLSLLSSTSKYKVTVGEVQRRLSPPECLNASLLGGVLRRAKSKNGGRCLRERLEKIGLNLPAGRRKAANVTLLTSLVEGEAVHLARDFGYVCETEFPAKAAAEYLCRQHAAPGELHSRKSMLLAAKQICKEFADLMAQDRSPLGNSRPALILEPGVQSCLTHFSLITHGFGGPAICAALTAFQNYLLESLKGLDKMFLSSTGSGHGDTKTSEKDAKHRK